In the Limanda limanda chromosome 1, fLimLim1.1, whole genome shotgun sequence genome, one interval contains:
- the LOC133009221 gene encoding long-chain fatty acid transport protein 2, whose product MMVSVVLGSLLAALLALLFYQRLTYPFFWEDLIYYLKLRSYRKTSQARMQQGIITYLDCFLYQARRKPNKPFIIFEEQSLTYRDVDIRSNRFANALRTEIGVKKGDIVAQLMCNEPDFVCVWLGLCKLGCEVAFLNVNIKAKSLLHCLQSCGAKTLVVGADLVHLVEEVLPDLKKDNMAVWVVDHTSPSKDVNSLLDKVEHMSGETLSDLPKVDIMSNFLFIFTSGTTGLSKAARIGHLKAIVSMAFFAVCGATSDDIIYITLPLYHMSASLLGVGGCISLGATCVLKKKFSASQFWKDCVKHNVTVVQYIGELCRYLVNHPVIPEERAHRVRLAAGSGLRSDVWKKFTKRFKRIKIREGYGLTEASIGFLNYTDEVGPIGRASYFNKLSMPFELLRYDPQSYEPVRSDTGICIRAQKGEAGILVAPLTAMNQFLGYAGNKVQSEKKLLRNVFKAGDVYFNTGDLLLHDHRDFLYFHDRIGDTFRWKGENVSTTEVAEVLGLVDFIKEANVYGVTVPGYEGRAGMAAVVLKHEHKLNGAELYQCLVQALPRYAWPWFLRIQTSLDVTETFKQQKTKLVQDGFNPDITEDPVYFLDVSQKDYILLTASTHQDIVSGKIIL is encoded by the exons ATGATGGTGAGCGTGGTGCTGGGCAGCCTCCTGGCAGCGCTGCTGGCTCTACTTTTCTACCAGAGGCTGACTTATCCCTTCTTCTGGGAGGATTTGATTTACTACCTTAAACTTCGGAGCTACCGAAAGACGTCGCAGGCTCGCATGCAGCAGGGGATCATCACGTACCTCGACTGTTTCCTCTATCAGGCGAGAAGGAAGCCGAACAAACCCTTCATTATCTTCGAGGAGCAGAGCCTCACATACCGGGACGTGGACATCAGGAGTAACCGCTTTGCCAACGCGCTGCGGACGGAGATCGGTGTGAAGAAAGGAGACATTGTGGCTCAGTTGATGTGCAACGAACCGgactttgtgtgcgtgtggttgGGATTATGCAAACTGGGCTGTGAAGTCGCTTTTCTCAACGTCAACATTAAAGCCAAGTCTCTGCTCCACTGCCTACAAAGCTGCGGGGCGAAGACGCTCGTTGTCGGGGCAG ATTTGGTGCATTTGGTGGAGGAGGTGCTACCTGATTTGAAGAAGGACAACATGGCTGTGTGGGTGGTAGATCACACATCACCATCCAAGGATGTTAACAGTTTATTGGATAAGGTTGAACACATGTCTGGAGAAACCTTAAGTGACCTTCCTAAAGTTGACATCATGTCAAACTTCCTCTTCATTTTTACTTCGGGCACTACAG GTCTCTCGAAGGCAGCCCGCATAGGACACCTGAAAGCCATAGTGAGTATGGCCTTCTTTGCAGTGTGTGGAGCCACATCTGATGACATCATCTACATCACTCTTCCTCTTTACCACATGTCTGCTTCCCTGTTGGGAGTTGGAGGATGCATAAGCCTTG GTGCAACttgtgtgttaaaaaaaaagttttctgcCAGTCAGTTTTGGAAGGACTGTGTGAAACACAATGTGACTGTGGTGCAGTACATTGGAGAGCTCTGTCGATACCTGGTCAATCATCCTGTG ATTCCAGAGGAGAGAGCTCACAGGGTCCGGCTGGCAGCAGGAAgtggtctcagatcagatgtttGGAAGAAGTTTACCAAGCGctttaaaagaataaagatcAGAGAGGGTTATGGCCTGACTGAGGCCAGCATCGGATTCCTCAACTACACAGATGAGGTCGGACCGATTGGGAGGGCAAGCTATTTCAACAAG CTTTCTATGCCATTTGAGCTCCTTCGATATGATCCCCAATCATACGAGCCAGTCAGATCAGACACTGGAATATGCATACGAGCACAAAAAG GAGAGGCAGGGATCCTGGTAGCCCCTCTGACAGCTATGAACCAGTTTCTGGGCTATGCTGGAAACAAGGTCCAATCAGAGAAGAAGCTGCTCAGGAATGTGTTTAAAGCTGGCGACGTCTATTTCAACACTGGAGACCTACTGCTCCATGATCACAGGGACTTTCTGTACTTCCATGACCGCATCGGAGACACATTCAG GTGGAAAGGAGAGAACGTGTCCACCACCGAGGTGGCAGAAGTTTTAGGTCTAGTTGATTTTATCAAGGAGGCCAATGTGTATGGAGTCACTGTACCAG GATACGAAGGTCGTGCAGGTATGGCGGCTGTTGTCctaaaacatgaacacaaattaaatgGAGCAGAACTCTACCAGTGTTTAGTCCAAGCACTACCTCGATATGCCTGGCCATGGTTTCTCAGAATACAG ACCTCTCTGGATGTGACTGAGACGTTCAAACAGCAGAAGACAAAGCTGGTCCAGGACGGCTTTAATCCTGATATCACCGAGGACCCTGTGTATTTCTTAGATGTCTCTCAGAAGGACTATATTCTCCTGACTGCATCCACGCATCAAGATATTGTGTCAGGAAAGATaattttataa